The following proteins are co-located in the Hydrogenophaga sp. RAC07 genome:
- a CDS encoding cation acetate symporter — translation MKHRTPTLRRLLTLLALFGVSAAVWAAGADLGQSEKQATNWTAIGMFGAFVLFTLFITKWAAAKTKSASDFYTAGGGITGFQNGLAIAGDYMSAASFLGISAAVMASGFDGLIYSIGFLVGWPVITFLMAERLRNLGKFTFADVAAFRFEQTPIRIFAASGTLVVVAFYLIAQMVGAGQLIKLLFGLEYWIAVVIVGALMMMYVLFGGMTATTWVQIIKACLLLGGASFMALSVLWHFGFSPEAMFAGAVKIKTDLALKDGKTAEVAASLGQSIMGPGNFVKDPISAISFGMALMFGTAGLPHILMRFFTVPSAKEARKSVMWATGWIGYFYLLTFIIGFGAITFVLTNPQFLDAKGALLGGNNMAAVHLSNAVGGNVFLGFISAVAFATILAVVAGLTLSGASAVSHDLYATVIKKGKADSTSELRVSKITTIALGVVAVVLGIAFEKQNIAFMVSLAFAIAASANFPVLFMSVLWKDCTTKGAVIGGFLGLISSVALTVVSPSVWEVTLGNPKGSALFPYTSPALFSMTIGFLGIWFFSILDTSRRAKIDRAGFLAQQVRSETGIGASGASGH, via the coding sequence ATGAAACACCGCACACCCACCCTGCGCCGCCTGCTCACGCTGCTGGCCCTCTTCGGTGTGTCGGCGGCTGTCTGGGCCGCCGGTGCCGACCTCGGCCAATCCGAGAAACAGGCCACCAACTGGACCGCCATCGGCATGTTCGGCGCCTTTGTGCTGTTCACGCTGTTCATCACCAAATGGGCCGCGGCCAAGACCAAGTCGGCCTCGGACTTCTACACCGCCGGTGGTGGCATCACCGGCTTTCAGAACGGCCTGGCGATCGCGGGCGACTACATGTCGGCCGCGTCTTTCCTCGGCATTTCCGCCGCGGTGATGGCCAGCGGTTTTGACGGCCTGATCTACTCCATCGGCTTCCTGGTGGGCTGGCCCGTCATCACCTTTCTGATGGCCGAGCGACTGCGCAACCTGGGCAAGTTCACCTTCGCCGACGTGGCCGCGTTCCGCTTCGAGCAGACGCCGATCCGCATCTTCGCGGCCTCGGGCACGCTGGTGGTGGTGGCCTTCTATCTCATCGCGCAGATGGTGGGCGCGGGCCAGCTGATCAAGCTGCTGTTTGGCCTGGAATACTGGATCGCGGTGGTGATCGTGGGCGCGCTGATGATGATGTACGTGCTCTTCGGCGGCATGACGGCCACCACCTGGGTGCAGATCATCAAGGCCTGCCTGCTGCTGGGCGGTGCTTCGTTCATGGCGCTGTCGGTGCTGTGGCACTTCGGCTTCAGCCCCGAGGCCATGTTCGCCGGCGCGGTGAAGATCAAGACCGACCTGGCCCTGAAGGACGGCAAGACCGCCGAGGTGGCGGCCTCGCTGGGCCAATCCATCATGGGGCCGGGCAACTTCGTCAAGGACCCGATCTCGGCCATCAGCTTCGGCATGGCGCTGATGTTCGGCACCGCGGGTCTGCCGCACATCCTCATGCGCTTCTTCACCGTGCCCAGCGCCAAGGAAGCACGCAAGTCGGTGATGTGGGCCACCGGCTGGATCGGCTACTTCTACCTGCTGACCTTCATCATCGGTTTCGGTGCCATCACCTTCGTGTTGACCAATCCCCAATTCCTCGACGCCAAGGGCGCGCTGCTGGGTGGCAACAACATGGCGGCGGTGCACCTGTCCAACGCGGTGGGCGGCAACGTGTTCCTCGGTTTCATCTCGGCCGTGGCGTTCGCCACCATCCTCGCGGTGGTGGCCGGTCTCACGCTCTCGGGTGCCTCGGCGGTCTCGCACGACCTGTATGCCACCGTGATCAAGAAGGGCAAGGCCGACAGCACCTCCGAGCTGCGGGTGTCCAAGATCACCACCATTGCACTCGGCGTGGTGGCCGTGGTGCTGGGCATCGCGTTCGAGAAGCAGAACATCGCCTTCATGGTGTCACTGGCGTTTGCCATCGCGGCGTCGGCCAACTTCCCCGTGTTGTTCATGAGCGTGCTGTGGAAAGACTGCACGACCAAGGGCGCGGTCATCGGTGGCTTCCTGGGCCTCATCTCTTCGGTGGCGCTCACCGTCGTGTCGCCCTCGGTGTGGGAAGTGACGCTGGGCAACCCCAAAGGCTCGGCGCTGTTCCCCTACACTTCGCCCGCCCTCTTCTCCATGACCATCGGCTTTTTGGGCATCTGGTTCTTCTCCATCCTCGACACCAGCCGGCGCGCCAAGATCGATCGGGCAGGTTTCCTCGCACAACAGGTGCGCTCCGAGACCGGCATCGGCGCATCGGGAGCCTCTGGCCACTGA
- a CDS encoding CHAT domain-containing protein: MSTAATAPITFIVRGQPQAPGVTRGGGSAAAATFGGRGQTVQRVQVGATRGSSDAVRLTARPGLDAVVLHISNGPSLMLHPETARDLMLAQSGITRSGLAAQPRSRSATEVQVPAQLGWQGLEQAGATRGATRGRLGDVLLSAVEVVTGLLLEPASRITAAKIAARVDDQVDAGLYALSAHSFATTLKGSGKPLVKIPPTASPDEPVLVLLHGTFSNTHGTFGKLWQHHPQKVRELFARHGDRVYGFDHPTLMASPIDNALMLARALPDGARLHLLTHSRGGLVAEVLARVCAKPELDEKSLAPFKAPGHRNQLQALRDLAAELKGRNIRVARVVRVACPARGTLLASKRLDAYVSVLKWSLELAAIPVAPTLIDFIGEVASQRCDPALMPGLECMMPESPLVQWLHATEGADGGTLPGQLRVVAGDIQGDSITSWVKTLLADAFYWTDNDLVVQTRSMYGGAPRSPAGGHAAATFVLERGGKVSHFSYFSEPRSAEAICNALVQDAPAGFRPIGPMSWAGSSSDGLRGMPRAAGAPPTSDRPAVIMLPGILGSHLAVDGKRIWLSARILGGLGRLAYPDSGGRVLPDGAIGSVYDDLAAFLSGSHEVIEFSFDWRRPIEEEAARLAEVMDVALSARAASGQPVRLLTHSMGGLVARTVQLECPAVWQRWLERPGSRLLMLGTPNGGSFAPMQVLSGDDTMGNALAAFGLPFQDHKARRLMAAMPGFMQLQMGLLDPALGLAQSERWQALAEQDMKALEEANFWHDPGSQRAIYRWGVPTQEVLDRAVALRRRLDQQRDTALPGFSDRLVMVVGHARFTPAGFEMDAREGLVYLDQPEGGDGRVTLESALLPGVRAWRVDSSHGDLPDVEAAFPAYLELLQNGDTQRLPLVGSAGLRGGPASAAVPAAALVRNRPSRQRSPVVVPPTGLGELLAPVAEPSTTSETPRGALHISVHNTNLKFTSQPLMVGHYFASTLSGTEAVVDHFIGGVMSASLAAGLYPEAPGTHQIFINNRQDPDSPLALPRPPHVVVVGLGSEGKLKSMSITHTVRQASLAWAQRVAEAPGGGPTQFELAATLIGSGGTGISVSTSAQALAQGVREANEKLGAGGWPRVSHLHIVELYLDRATDAWNALTLLCAAAPDHFTLAPTILSGVGALRRPLDRGYRGTAYDFISAVTVTDDTGEPSIVYTLDTQRARAEVRAQATQARLVGELVRRASNDANRDRNIGRTLFQLLVPVEMEASLGGTTELLLELDDGTAAIPWELLDAPDDGRGGPDAPWAIRNKLLRRLRTAAFRTQVSDARPDDCVLVIGEPLCDPALYPPLPAARAEAEAVVEALSGQLGLDPSRVHALIAPDDNLGPDAAAVTTALLARRYRIVHIAGHGEPELLRLGKPPLLRGVVLSDNTFLGPREVQAMRVVPELVFLNCCHLAADPDKLLKGGYDRAQFAAGVAKQLIRIGVRCVVAAGWAVEDEPANQFATAFYRALLSGQRFMDAVQAGRIAAYNANPLGNTWAAYQCYGDPDWVWQRNEVDTRRAPPSLAKIYGGIASPVALALALETLAVQSATQGAGAESQREKIRYLEARFEGEWGSMGAVAEAYGVAWAAARDIDRALHWYRRAVAANDGSASVKANEQLANLGARQAWTRLQNAAAQGARPAALKALVAQGRAELTEAVRLLDALVALSPTVERESLLGSTWKRLVRLEGVAAAGTPSVADTQAIQQAIEHMANHYRRAETLALQTGQSDLFYPAMNLVAAELLARASDRRWAGFEPERIQRVRQSLERQRREDPDFWSVVGLPELSVYEALASHTLAQQLPAVLASFDDMHQRAGTPWMWASVADQLCFVVEHLRGMSPTDQQAAKELLDVLRSYAAP; the protein is encoded by the coding sequence ATGAGCACCGCCGCCACCGCTCCGATCACCTTCATCGTCCGCGGTCAACCGCAGGCTCCGGGCGTCACACGCGGCGGGGGCTCTGCTGCGGCAGCGACCTTCGGCGGGCGCGGGCAGACGGTGCAACGGGTGCAGGTGGGCGCCACGCGCGGCAGCAGCGACGCGGTGCGCCTCACAGCCCGGCCGGGCTTGGATGCGGTGGTGCTGCACATCAGCAACGGCCCCTCGCTCATGTTGCACCCCGAGACCGCGCGCGACCTGATGCTGGCGCAGTCGGGCATCACGCGCAGCGGCCTGGCGGCGCAGCCGCGCAGCCGCTCCGCCACCGAGGTGCAGGTGCCCGCGCAACTCGGCTGGCAGGGCCTGGAGCAGGCCGGCGCCACCCGTGGTGCCACGCGCGGGCGGCTGGGCGATGTGCTGCTCTCGGCCGTCGAGGTGGTCACCGGCCTGCTGCTGGAGCCGGCCTCGCGCATCACCGCCGCCAAGATCGCCGCGCGGGTGGACGACCAGGTGGACGCCGGCCTGTACGCGCTGTCGGCACACAGTTTTGCCACCACGCTCAAGGGCAGCGGCAAGCCGCTTGTGAAGATTCCGCCCACCGCCAGCCCCGACGAACCGGTGCTGGTGCTGTTGCACGGCACCTTCTCCAACACCCACGGCACCTTCGGCAAGCTGTGGCAACACCACCCGCAAAAGGTGCGCGAGCTGTTCGCGCGCCACGGCGACCGGGTCTACGGCTTCGACCACCCCACGCTGATGGCCAGCCCGATCGACAACGCGCTGATGCTCGCACGCGCGCTGCCCGACGGCGCGCGGCTGCACCTGCTGACGCACTCGCGCGGCGGTCTGGTGGCCGAAGTACTGGCCCGCGTGTGCGCCAAGCCCGAACTCGATGAAAAGTCGCTCGCGCCGTTCAAGGCGCCCGGTCACCGCAACCAGCTCCAGGCATTGCGCGATCTGGCCGCCGAACTCAAGGGCCGCAACATCCGCGTGGCGCGGGTGGTGCGGGTGGCCTGCCCGGCGCGCGGCACGTTGCTGGCCTCCAAACGCCTCGACGCCTATGTGTCGGTGCTCAAGTGGTCGCTCGAACTCGCGGCCATTCCGGTGGCACCCACGCTGATCGACTTCATTGGTGAAGTGGCCAGCCAGCGCTGCGACCCGGCGCTCATGCCAGGCCTCGAATGCATGATGCCCGAGAGCCCCCTGGTGCAATGGCTGCATGCCACCGAAGGCGCCGACGGCGGCACGCTGCCGGGCCAGCTGCGCGTGGTGGCGGGCGACATCCAGGGCGACTCGATCACCTCGTGGGTGAAGACGCTGCTGGCCGACGCCTTCTACTGGACGGACAACGACCTGGTGGTGCAGACGCGCTCGATGTACGGCGGCGCGCCGCGCTCCCCGGCGGGCGGGCACGCGGCGGCCACGTTTGTGCTGGAGCGCGGTGGCAAGGTCTCGCACTTCAGCTATTTCAGCGAACCACGCTCGGCCGAAGCCATCTGCAACGCGCTGGTGCAGGACGCACCGGCGGGCTTCCGCCCGATCGGGCCGATGTCGTGGGCCGGCAGCTCCAGCGACGGCCTGCGCGGCATGCCCCGCGCGGCCGGCGCACCTCCGACCTCGGACCGCCCGGCGGTGATCATGCTGCCGGGCATCCTGGGCAGCCACCTCGCGGTGGACGGCAAACGCATCTGGCTGAGCGCGCGCATCCTCGGCGGTCTGGGGCGCCTGGCCTACCCCGACAGCGGCGGGCGCGTGCTGCCCGACGGCGCCATCGGCAGCGTCTACGATGATCTGGCTGCGTTCCTCTCGGGCAGCCACGAGGTGATCGAGTTTTCGTTCGACTGGCGCCGCCCCATCGAAGAAGAAGCCGCGCGCCTGGCCGAGGTGATGGACGTGGCCTTGTCCGCGCGCGCGGCCAGCGGCCAGCCGGTGCGCCTGCTCACACACTCCATGGGCGGTCTGGTGGCGCGCACGGTGCAGCTGGAATGCCCCGCTGTGTGGCAACGCTGGCTGGAGCGCCCGGGCTCGCGCCTGCTGATGCTGGGCACGCCCAACGGGGGCTCGTTCGCGCCCATGCAGGTGCTTTCGGGCGACGACACCATGGGCAACGCGCTGGCCGCCTTCGGCCTGCCGTTCCAGGACCACAAGGCGCGCCGCCTCATGGCCGCCATGCCGGGTTTCATGCAACTGCAGATGGGTCTTCTCGACCCCGCGCTGGGTCTCGCGCAGAGCGAGCGCTGGCAGGCCCTGGCCGAGCAGGACATGAAGGCGCTGGAAGAGGCCAACTTCTGGCACGACCCGGGCAGCCAGCGCGCCATCTACCGCTGGGGCGTGCCGACGCAAGAGGTGCTCGACCGCGCCGTGGCGCTGCGCCGCCGCCTGGACCAGCAGCGCGACACGGCCCTGCCCGGTTTCAGCGACCGGCTGGTGATGGTGGTGGGCCATGCACGCTTCACCCCGGCGGGCTTCGAGATGGATGCGCGCGAAGGGCTGGTGTACCTGGACCAACCCGAAGGCGGCGACGGTCGTGTGACGCTGGAGAGCGCCTTGCTGCCCGGCGTGCGCGCCTGGCGGGTGGACAGCTCACACGGTGACCTGCCCGATGTGGAGGCCGCATTCCCGGCCTACCTGGAGTTGCTGCAGAACGGAGACACGCAGCGCCTGCCGCTGGTGGGCTCAGCCGGCTTGCGCGGAGGCCCTGCGTCCGCCGCGGTGCCTGCCGCCGCGCTGGTGCGCAACCGTCCCTCGCGCCAGCGCAGCCCGGTGGTGGTGCCGCCCACCGGGCTGGGTGAACTGCTGGCCCCCGTGGCCGAGCCATCCACCACCAGCGAGACGCCCCGCGGTGCGCTGCACATCAGCGTGCACAACACCAACCTCAAGTTCACAAGCCAGCCGCTGATGGTGGGCCACTACTTCGCCTCCACGCTGAGCGGAACCGAGGCCGTGGTCGACCATTTCATCGGTGGCGTGATGTCGGCCTCGCTGGCCGCCGGCCTCTACCCGGAAGCGCCCGGCACCCACCAGATCTTCATCAACAACCGCCAGGACCCGGACAGCCCGCTCGCCCTGCCCCGGCCGCCGCATGTGGTGGTGGTCGGGCTGGGCTCCGAGGGCAAGCTCAAGAGCATGTCCATCACACACACCGTCCGCCAGGCCTCGCTGGCCTGGGCGCAGCGGGTGGCCGAGGCACCGGGCGGTGGCCCGACCCAGTTTGAACTGGCCGCCACGTTGATCGGCAGCGGCGGCACCGGCATCAGCGTGAGCACCTCGGCGCAGGCGCTGGCCCAGGGCGTGCGCGAAGCCAATGAAAAGCTCGGCGCGGGCGGCTGGCCGCGGGTGAGCCACCTGCACATCGTGGAGCTCTACCTCGATCGCGCCACCGATGCCTGGAATGCCCTGACGCTGCTCTGCGCCGCAGCGCCCGACCATTTCACACTCGCGCCCACCATCCTCTCGGGCGTGGGTGCGCTGCGCCGGCCGCTGGACCGCGGCTACCGAGGCACGGCCTACGACTTCATCAGCGCCGTGACCGTCACGGACGACACCGGCGAACCCAGCATCGTCTACACGCTCGACACCCAGCGCGCGCGCGCCGAGGTGCGCGCACAGGCCACGCAGGCGCGGCTGGTGGGCGAACTGGTGCGCCGGGCGTCGAACGACGCCAACCGCGACCGCAACATCGGCCGCACCCTCTTCCAACTGCTGGTGCCGGTGGAAATGGAGGCCAGCCTGGGCGGCACCACCGAGCTGTTGCTCGAACTCGATGACGGCACTGCCGCCATTCCGTGGGAGCTGCTGGACGCACCCGACGACGGCCGCGGTGGCCCGGACGCACCCTGGGCCATCCGCAACAAGCTGCTGCGCCGCCTGCGCACCGCTGCGTTTCGCACGCAGGTCAGCGATGCCCGTCCCGACGACTGCGTGCTGGTGATCGGCGAACCGCTGTGCGACCCGGCCCTCTACCCGCCGCTGCCAGCCGCGCGCGCCGAGGCCGAGGCGGTGGTGGAGGCCCTCAGCGGGCAGCTCGGGCTTGATCCTTCGCGCGTGCACGCGCTGATCGCGCCCGACGACAACCTCGGCCCCGATGCGGCCGCGGTGACCACCGCACTGCTCGCGCGGCGCTACCGCATCGTGCACATCGCCGGCCACGGCGAGCCCGAGCTGCTGCGGCTGGGCAAGCCGCCATTGCTGCGCGGCGTGGTGCTCAGCGACAACACCTTTCTGGGCCCGCGCGAGGTGCAGGCGATGCGTGTGGTCCCGGAGCTGGTGTTTCTGAACTGCTGCCACCTCGCGGCCGACCCGGACAAATTGCTCAAGGGCGGCTACGACCGCGCGCAGTTCGCCGCTGGTGTGGCCAAGCAGCTGATCCGCATCGGCGTGCGCTGTGTGGTGGCGGCGGGCTGGGCGGTGGAGGACGAGCCGGCCAACCAGTTCGCCACCGCGTTCTACCGCGCCTTGCTCTCGGGCCAGCGCTTCATGGACGCGGTGCAGGCCGGCCGCATTGCCGCGTACAACGCCAACCCGCTGGGCAACACCTGGGCCGCCTACCAGTGCTACGGCGATCCCGACTGGGTGTGGCAACGCAACGAGGTCGACACGCGTCGTGCGCCGCCCTCGCTGGCCAAAATTTACGGGGGCATTGCATCCCCCGTGGCGCTGGCACTTGCGCTGGAAACGCTGGCCGTGCAAAGCGCCACCCAGGGTGCAGGGGCCGAGTCACAGCGCGAAAAGATCCGCTACCTCGAAGCCCGCTTCGAGGGCGAATGGGGCAGCATGGGCGCGGTGGCCGAGGCCTATGGCGTGGCCTGGGCCGCGGCGCGCGACATCGACCGCGCGCTGCACTGGTACCGCCGCGCCGTGGCGGCGAACGACGGCAGCGCCTCGGTGAAGGCCAACGAACAACTGGCCAACCTGGGTGCGCGCCAGGCCTGGACACGGCTGCAAAACGCGGCCGCCCAAGGGGCCAGGCCCGCCGCATTGAAAGCCCTCGTGGCACAAGGGCGCGCGGAGCTCACCGAGGCGGTGAGGCTGCTGGACGCGCTGGTGGCCTTGTCCCCCACGGTCGAGCGCGAGAGCCTGCTCGGCTCCACCTGGAAACGGCTGGTGCGGCTCGAAGGCGTGGCCGCTGCGGGCACGCCTTCTGTGGCGGACACGCAAGCCATCCAACAAGCCATTGAGCACATGGCCAATCACTACCGGCGGGCCGAAACACTGGCGCTGCAGACCGGCCAGTCCGACCTGTTCTACCCGGCCATGAACCTGGTGGCGGCCGAGTTGCTGGCGCGCGCCAGCGACCGGCGCTGGGCTGGTTTCGAGCCCGAACGCATCCAGCGGGTGCGCCAGAGCCTGGAGCGCCAACGGCGCGAAGACCCCGATTTCTGGAGCGTGGTGGGCCTGCCCGAGCTCAGCGTGTATGAGGCCCTGGCCAGCCACACGCTGGCGCAGCAGTTGCCCGCGGTGCTCGCCAGCTTTGACGACATGCACCAGCGCGCCGGAACGCCGTGGATGTGGGCCTCGGTGGCCGACCAGCTCTGCTTCGTGGTGGAGCACCTGCGCGGCATGTCGCCCACCGACCAGCAGGCCGCGAAAGAACTGCTCGACGTGCTGCGCAGCTACGCCGCTCCATGA
- a CDS encoding caspase family protein, producing MASKASATQAKRPQGLSLHIGINEVSAAHYEGWTGPLAACEFDAHDMAALAQSQGLKSTLLITKKATRANLLAALRKAAKALGDGDFFFMSFSGHGGQVPDVSGEEDDKQDETWCLFDGQLIDDELYYELSKFKSGVRIFVVSDSCHSGTVVRAARPPPGTPAQRPRIMPPAVGMRVYTAHKAFYDKLQNDVAKVAGGRVTDPDTALANVTVSNRLTGIVKDFKPALILISGCQDNQFSMDGDHNGAFTEQMLRVWNNGAFKGSYASFHAHIRAGLPPSQSPNLFTLGPAAPFLKQAPLSV from the coding sequence ATGGCCAGCAAAGCATCTGCCACCCAGGCGAAAAGGCCGCAAGGTCTGTCGCTGCACATCGGCATCAACGAGGTCAGCGCCGCCCACTACGAGGGCTGGACCGGGCCCCTGGCCGCGTGTGAATTCGACGCCCACGACATGGCGGCACTTGCCCAGTCGCAAGGCCTGAAGAGCACGCTGCTGATCACCAAAAAAGCCACCCGCGCCAACCTGCTGGCAGCGCTGCGCAAAGCAGCGAAAGCGCTGGGCGATGGTGACTTTTTCTTCATGAGTTTTTCCGGCCACGGCGGCCAGGTGCCCGACGTGAGCGGCGAAGAGGACGACAAGCAGGACGAGACCTGGTGCCTGTTCGACGGCCAGCTCATCGACGACGAGCTGTACTACGAGCTGAGCAAATTCAAGAGCGGTGTACGCATCTTCGTGGTCTCGGACAGCTGCCACAGCGGCACCGTGGTGCGCGCCGCGCGTCCACCACCCGGCACACCCGCGCAGCGCCCGCGCATCATGCCGCCGGCCGTGGGCATGCGCGTGTACACGGCGCACAAGGCCTTCTACGACAAGCTGCAGAACGACGTGGCCAAGGTGGCTGGCGGGCGCGTGACCGATCCCGACACCGCGCTGGCCAACGTCACCGTGAGCAACCGGCTCACCGGCATCGTCAAGGACTTCAAGCCCGCGCTCATCCTCATCTCGGGCTGCCAGGACAACCAGTTTTCCATGGACGGCGACCACAACGGCGCCTTCACCGAACAAATGCTGCGTGTGTGGAACAACGGCGCGTTCAAAGGCAGCTACGCCAGCTTTCATGCGCACATCCGCGCGGGCCTGCCGCCCAGCCAGTCGCCCAACCTGTTCACGCTCGGCCCGGCAGCGCCGTTCCTCAAACAGGCGCCGTTGAGCGTCTGA
- a CDS encoding DUF485 domain-containing protein, with amino-acid sequence MQDDMVQRILSHPKYRELKAKRSRFGWWLTLAMMVVYYGFILLVAFNKEFLSQRMGDGVMTIGIPIGFGVIVFTIVITAIYVKRANTEFDELSNAVAQAVMK; translated from the coding sequence ATGCAAGACGACATGGTCCAGCGCATCCTAAGCCATCCCAAATACCGGGAGCTCAAGGCGAAACGATCCCGCTTTGGCTGGTGGCTGACCCTGGCGATGATGGTCGTGTACTACGGCTTCATCCTGCTGGTGGCCTTCAACAAGGAGTTCCTCTCGCAACGGATGGGCGACGGCGTGATGACGATCGGCATACCGATCGGCTTCGGCGTGATCGTGTTCACCATCGTCATCACGGCGATCTACGTGAAGCGCGCCAACACCGAGTTCGACGAACTGTCCAACGCCGTGGCGCAGGCGGTGATGAAATGA
- a CDS encoding N-acetylmuramoyl-L-alanine amidase: MLGIQNHRLTGPDVSFRATPNVGGAMRPRFVVLHYTAGRTLESSVESLCTKKPQGNASSHIVLGRDGRIVQLAPFNTVTWHAGVSQWNGLDGLNHHAIGIEMDNAGLLHREGERCVSWFGKAYPDNEVVMAEHRHGGGVRPWHHFTEVQIERALALCEVLVAHYGLQDVLGHEDIARGRKVDPGPAFPLAAVRSRALGRGADVPVRLVVNAASLNIRSGPAAEFPKVAPALKRGTELVLLEPQDRWSRVAVVGATDLEGWVCNDFVTRQAAPRSGPTVLSRTQRAVPLATRSRATPQPTAAPARKRATPTKKSTPRAAR, translated from the coding sequence ATGCTCGGCATCCAGAACCACCGCCTCACCGGCCCCGACGTGAGCTTTCGCGCCACACCCAATGTGGGCGGCGCCATGCGCCCGCGCTTTGTGGTGCTGCACTACACGGCCGGGCGCACGCTGGAGAGTTCGGTCGAGTCGCTCTGCACCAAAAAGCCGCAGGGCAACGCGTCGTCGCACATCGTGCTCGGGCGCGACGGGCGCATCGTGCAGCTCGCGCCGTTCAACACCGTGACCTGGCACGCCGGCGTGAGCCAGTGGAACGGGCTCGACGGTCTGAACCACCACGCCATCGGCATCGAGATGGACAACGCCGGCCTGCTGCACCGCGAAGGCGAGCGCTGCGTGTCGTGGTTCGGCAAGGCTTACCCCGACAACGAGGTGGTGATGGCTGAACACCGCCACGGCGGCGGCGTTCGGCCGTGGCACCACTTCACCGAGGTGCAGATCGAACGCGCTCTGGCGCTGTGCGAGGTGCTGGTGGCGCACTACGGCCTGCAGGACGTGCTGGGCCACGAAGACATTGCGCGCGGGCGCAAGGTCGACCCGGGTCCGGCCTTCCCCCTGGCTGCGGTGCGCAGCCGCGCGCTGGGCCGCGGGGCCGATGTGCCGGTGCGCCTGGTGGTGAACGCCGCCAGCCTCAACATCCGCAGCGGCCCGGCGGCCGAGTTTCCCAAGGTCGCGCCCGCCCTCAAGCGCGGCACCGAGCTGGTGCTGCTTGAACCTCAAGACCGCTGGAGCCGCGTGGCGGTGGTGGGCGCCACCGACCTCGAAGGCTGGGTCTGCAACGACTTCGTGACGCGCCAGGCAGCCCCACGGTCCGGGCCCACGGTGCTCTCGCGCACGCAGCGCGCCGTGCCGCTGGCCACCCGCTCACGCGCCACACCCCAACCCACCGCCGCGCCGGCCAGAAAGCGCGCAACACCCACGAAAAAAAGCACCCCCCGCGCCGCGCGCTGA
- a CDS encoding TIR domain-containing protein, with translation MNRIFISYRSSDGKKDADRLCADLSRLYGADQVFFDKQDLKGGHSWRSAITGTLGTRPVVLLLVTPELLGMEHPEGGRRIDRDDDPIRGEVLTAQAHGVTIVPLLTEGMLMPATADIPAPLRFLKESHALKLRTEDWADDLDKIVADLASHGIHPLKQRGNEPTPRSWMQRVQRGFMWIGGIFVGLIVIGLLVPDDEEAMPPSAPPYAAATPPPAPAQGTRDVSGLWWSIDEDNRRLRVQLTVNNGAIQLQTDAFPIAWYPRWQAYAQGVREMGLIVNDVRYVGQGVLTDVMGTPRIEIPVQAVTGDGRGPLDTGSVVLTASADGRELTGRLWSNGEQAETPLRLVRQP, from the coding sequence ATGAACCGCATCTTCATCAGCTACCGGTCGTCCGACGGCAAGAAGGACGCCGACCGGCTGTGCGCCGACCTCAGCCGGCTTTATGGCGCCGACCAGGTGTTCTTCGACAAACAGGACCTCAAAGGTGGGCACTCGTGGCGCAGTGCGATCACCGGCACGCTGGGCACCAGGCCGGTGGTGCTGTTGCTGGTCACACCCGAGCTGCTGGGCATGGAGCACCCCGAGGGCGGGCGGCGCATCGACCGCGACGACGACCCCATCCGCGGCGAGGTGCTGACCGCGCAGGCACACGGCGTCACCATCGTGCCGCTGCTCACCGAAGGCATGTTGATGCCGGCGACCGCCGACATACCGGCGCCGCTGCGGTTTCTGAAGGAATCGCATGCACTCAAGCTGCGCACCGAAGACTGGGCCGACGACCTCGACAAGATCGTGGCCGACCTCGCCAGCCACGGTATCCACCCGCTCAAACAACGCGGCAACGAGCCCACCCCACGAAGCTGGATGCAGCGCGTGCAGCGCGGCTTCATGTGGATCGGCGGCATCTTTGTGGGCCTCATCGTGATCGGACTTCTGGTTCCCGATGACGAGGAGGCCATGCCGCCTTCTGCGCCCCCGTACGCGGCGGCAACACCCCCACCCGCGCCGGCTCAGGGCACCCGCGATGTCTCCGGCCTGTGGTGGTCCATCGACGAAGACAACCGCCGCCTGCGGGTGCAGCTCACCGTGAACAACGGTGCGATCCAGCTGCAGACGGACGCATTCCCCATTGCCTGGTACCCGCGCTGGCAGGCCTATGCCCAGGGTGTTCGGGAGATGGGCCTGATCGTCAACGACGTGCGCTACGTCGGCCAGGGTGTGCTCACCGATGTGATGGGCACGCCCCGCATCGAGATCCCGGTTCAGGCCGTCACCGGCGACGGCCGTGGACCGCTGGACACCGGCAGCGTGGTGCTCACGGCGAGTGCCGACGGACGCGAACTCACCGGCCGGCTCTGGAGCAACGGCGAGCAAGCCGAAACCCCGCTGCGGCTCGTGCGCCAACCCTGA